In one Solanum dulcamara chromosome 1, daSolDulc1.2, whole genome shotgun sequence genomic region, the following are encoded:
- the LOC129903479 gene encoding V-type proton ATPase subunit G 1, with amino-acid sequence MESSRAGQNGIQLLLAAEQEAQRIVNVARTAKQARLKQAKEEAEKDIAEFRAYMEAEFQRKLEQTSGDSGANVKRLEIETNEKIEHLKTEASRVSADVVQMLLRHVTTVKN; translated from the exons ATGGAATCTAGCAGGGCTGGCCAGAATGGAATTCAACTCCTTCTAGCTGCCGAGCAGGAAGCCCAACGCATTGTTAATGTTGCCAGGACTG CTAAACAAGCTAGATTGAAGCAGGCCAAGGAGGAAGCTGAGAAGGATATAGCTGAATTCCGTGCTTACATGGAGGCTGAATTTCAGAGAAAGCTTGAGCAG ACTAGTGGTGACTCAGGTGCTAATGTCAAACGTCTTGAGATTGAAACTAATGAAAAGATTGAGCACCTGAAGACTGAAGCGTCAAGAGTCTCTGCTGATGTCGTCCAAATGCTTCTGAGGCACGTAACTACAGTGAAGAACTAA